Proteins encoded by one window of Flagellimonas lutaonensis:
- a CDS encoding DUF2795 domain-containing protein: MYWTLELASYLSDAPWPATKDELIDYAIRTGAPLEVVENLQSMEEEGGEIYESIEEIWPDYPTEEDYLWNEDEY, translated from the coding sequence ATGTACTGGACGTTAGAACTAGCCTCATATTTGAGCGATGCGCCCTGGCCAGCGACCAAAGACGAACTTATAGATTACGCCATACGAACAGGTGCACCCCTTGAGGTGGTAGAGAACCTTCAATCCATGGAAGAAGAAGGCGGTGAAATCTATGAATCAATAGAGGAAATCTGGCCCGACTATCCTACCGAGGAAGACTACCTTTGGAATGAGGATGAATATTAA
- the secA gene encoding preprotein translocase subunit SecA, whose amino-acid sequence MSLLNSVLKVFVGDKSKKDVKALQPLVEEIKSFEKQLEALSNDELRQKTMQFKAQIQEDCKDLNQQIEALKAEAQASTDIDRNEEIYGEIDALEEEAYKISENTLNKILPEAFAVVKETAKRFANNETLEVTATEFDRLLSGTKEYVTLDGDKAIWSNSWDAAGKEVTWDMVHYDVQLIGGIALHQGKIAEMQTGEGKTLVATLPLYLNALPGKGAHLVTVNDYLAKRDSAWMAPIFEFHGLSVDCIDKHQPNSDARRAAYNADITYGTNNEFGFDYLRDNMAHTPSDLVQRPHHYAIVDEVDSVLIDDARTPLIISGPVPEGDRHEFNELKPKVADIVQKQRQYLTGVLAEAKKKIAEGDTKEGGFLLLRVHRGLPKNKALIKFLSEEGVKQLLQKTENFYMQDNNREMPKVDEELLFVIDEKNNQIELTDKGVEYISGEEDKDFFVMPDIGSEIAKIENQNLDIEKEAELKEELFKDFAIKSERIHTLTQLLKAYTLFEKDVEYVVMDNKVLIVDEQTGRIMDGRRYSDGLHQAIEAKENVKIEAMTQTFATITLQNYFRMYKKLAGMTGTAVTEAGEFWEIYKLDVVEIPTNRPIAREDKHDLIYKTKREKYNAIIEEVEQLSKAGRPVLIGTTSVEISELLSKLLSVRKIPHNVLNAKLHKKEADIVAEAGKPGVVTIATNMAGRGTDIKLTDEVKKAGGLAIIGTERHDSRRVDRQLRGRSGRQGDPGSSQFYVSLEDNLMRLFGSDRVAKLMDRMGLEEGEVIQHSMMTKSIERAQKKVEENNFGIRKRLLEYDDVMNAQREVVYKRRRHALQGERLKVDIANMVYDTCESIAETNKLAEDYKNFEFELIKYFSITSPISEEEFKRLNFQEIANKVYKAAYEYYQNKMERSAEVAFKVIKRVYEDQSNKFERIVVPFTDGIKTLNVVTNLEEAYNSNGKQLINDFEKNITLAIIDDSWKTHLRKMDELKQSVQLAVHEQKDPLLIYKFEAFELFKQMMDKVNKEVISFLFKGELPTADPNQIQEARTVRRPKEKLKTTKEEIPNSDELAAQNRAAGQTQGRRPQVTETIVREKPKIGRNERVTIKNIMSGESKTLKFKQAEPLIDKGEWVLIDE is encoded by the coding sequence ATGAGTTTACTGAATTCTGTACTAAAGGTTTTTGTGGGAGACAAGTCAAAGAAAGATGTGAAGGCCCTACAACCCTTGGTCGAAGAGATAAAATCATTTGAAAAGCAACTCGAGGCCCTTAGCAATGATGAACTGAGGCAGAAGACCATGCAGTTCAAGGCCCAGATACAGGAAGATTGCAAAGACCTCAACCAACAAATAGAGGCATTGAAGGCCGAAGCCCAGGCCTCTACCGACATTGACCGCAACGAAGAAATCTATGGCGAAATAGATGCCCTTGAAGAAGAGGCCTATAAAATCTCTGAAAACACCCTTAACAAGATTTTGCCCGAAGCCTTTGCCGTGGTGAAAGAAACCGCCAAACGCTTTGCCAACAACGAAACCCTTGAGGTTACGGCCACCGAGTTCGACCGCCTGCTATCGGGCACCAAAGAATATGTTACCCTTGATGGCGATAAGGCCATCTGGTCAAATTCTTGGGATGCTGCCGGAAAAGAGGTCACATGGGACATGGTGCATTACGATGTTCAGCTCATCGGCGGTATTGCCCTGCACCAAGGCAAGATTGCTGAAATGCAGACGGGTGAAGGTAAGACACTGGTTGCTACCTTGCCCCTGTACCTAAATGCCCTTCCGGGCAAAGGCGCCCATTTGGTAACGGTCAACGACTACCTTGCAAAACGTGATAGTGCTTGGATGGCTCCAATCTTCGAGTTTCATGGGCTCTCGGTCGACTGTATCGACAAACACCAGCCAAATTCTGATGCGCGAAGGGCCGCCTACAACGCAGATATCACCTACGGCACCAACAATGAATTCGGTTTTGATTACCTGCGCGACAATATGGCGCACACCCCGAGCGATTTGGTACAGCGCCCGCACCACTATGCCATTGTCGATGAGGTCGACTCTGTATTGATCGATGATGCCCGTACGCCTTTGATCATCTCGGGACCCGTACCAGAGGGTGACCGCCACGAGTTCAACGAGCTGAAGCCCAAGGTGGCCGATATCGTACAAAAACAACGGCAATATCTGACGGGTGTATTGGCCGAGGCGAAAAAGAAAATTGCCGAGGGAGACACTAAAGAAGGAGGCTTTTTATTGTTAAGGGTACACCGCGGGCTTCCAAAAAACAAGGCACTCATCAAATTCTTGAGCGAAGAGGGCGTAAAACAGCTCTTGCAAAAGACCGAGAACTTCTACATGCAAGACAACAACCGTGAAATGCCTAAGGTAGATGAAGAGCTGTTGTTCGTGATCGATGAAAAGAACAACCAAATCGAATTGACAGACAAAGGGGTCGAATATATTTCTGGGGAAGAAGACAAAGATTTCTTTGTTATGCCCGACATCGGCAGTGAAATCGCCAAAATAGAGAACCAAAACCTCGATATTGAGAAGGAAGCGGAGCTCAAGGAAGAACTTTTTAAAGATTTTGCCATAAAGAGCGAGCGCATCCACACGTTGACACAGCTTCTAAAGGCCTACACCCTATTCGAGAAAGACGTTGAATACGTGGTGATGGACAATAAAGTGTTGATCGTGGACGAGCAAACAGGGCGTATTATGGATGGCCGTCGCTACTCAGACGGACTGCACCAAGCCATTGAAGCAAAAGAAAATGTGAAGATCGAGGCCATGACCCAGACCTTCGCCACCATTACCCTGCAGAACTACTTTAGAATGTACAAAAAGTTGGCGGGCATGACAGGTACGGCCGTCACAGAAGCTGGCGAATTTTGGGAAATTTACAAGTTGGATGTAGTGGAGATTCCTACCAATAGGCCCATTGCAAGAGAAGACAAACACGATTTGATCTATAAGACCAAGCGAGAAAAGTACAATGCCATTATAGAAGAGGTAGAACAACTCTCTAAAGCCGGCAGACCTGTATTGATAGGTACCACTTCTGTAGAGATCTCAGAGCTGCTCTCAAAACTCTTGAGTGTTCGAAAGATTCCGCATAACGTACTGAACGCAAAACTTCACAAAAAAGAGGCTGATATCGTGGCCGAAGCAGGCAAGCCAGGTGTGGTGACCATTGCGACCAACATGGCTGGCCGTGGTACCGACATCAAGTTGACCGACGAAGTTAAAAAGGCAGGTGGTCTGGCCATTATCGGCACCGAACGTCACGACTCGAGAAGGGTCGACCGTCAGCTAAGGGGCCGTTCGGGGCGTCAGGGCGACCCCGGTAGCTCACAGTTCTATGTGTCGTTGGAAGACAACCTGATGCGTCTCTTCGGTTCAGACAGGGTGGCCAAACTGATGGATAGAATGGGGCTAGAGGAAGGCGAGGTCATTCAACACTCCATGATGACCAAATCCATAGAACGCGCACAGAAAAAGGTAGAGGAGAACAACTTTGGCATTCGAAAGCGCCTGTTGGAGTATGACGATGTTATGAACGCCCAGCGTGAGGTGGTCTATAAAAGACGACGCCATGCCCTGCAGGGTGAGCGCTTGAAGGTCGACATTGCCAATATGGTCTATGACACCTGTGAGTCGATAGCCGAAACCAACAAATTGGCAGAAGACTACAAAAACTTTGAGTTTGAGCTGATCAAGTACTTCTCGATCACTTCGCCCATTTCTGAAGAGGAATTCAAAAGGCTCAACTTCCAAGAAATCGCCAACAAAGTGTACAAAGCGGCCTATGAATACTATCAAAACAAGATGGAGCGCAGTGCCGAAGTTGCCTTTAAGGTGATCAAACGGGTCTATGAAGACCAGTCGAACAAGTTTGAGCGCATTGTGGTGCCCTTTACAGATGGTATCAAAACCTTGAACGTTGTCACCAACCTTGAAGAAGCTTACAACAGCAACGGAAAGCAGTTGATCAACGATTTTGAGAAGAACATTACCTTGGCCATCATCGATGATTCTTGGAAAACGCATCTTCGTAAAATGGATGAGTTGAAACAATCGGTACAATTGGCAGTGCACGAACAGAAAGATCCGTTGTTGATCTACAAATTCGAGGCATTCGAGCTCTTCAAACAAATGATGGACAAGGTGAACAAAGAGGTCATCTCGTTCTTGTTCAAGGGCGAGCTGCCCACGGCAGACCCCAACCAGATCCAAGAGGCCCGAACGGTTCGTAGACCTAAAGAAAAACTGAAGACCACTAAGGAAGAGATTCCGAACAGTGACGAATTGGCCGCCCAGAACAGGGCTGCCGGCCAGACCCAAGGTCGTAGGCCGCAGGTAACCGAGACCATTGTTCGCGAAAAACCAAAAATCGGCCGAAACGAGCGCGTCACCATCAAGAACATCATGTCCGGTGAAAGCAAAACCCTAAAATTCAAACAGGCAGAGCCCCTTATAGATAAAGGAGAGTGGGTGCTGATCGATGAATAG